GTATAGCCCAGGAAATCCTATTCTCTGGTGGAGTCCCGATCCCAGGCTGGTGTTGTTCCCCGAAGAATTGCATGTCCCCAGAAGTTTGCGCCGGGTGCTTAATAAAAAAAGATTTAAGGTGACTATTGATCAGGCCTTTGAACAGGTCATAAACATGTGTGCCAAAGTGAGAAGGTCCGATGGATACGGCACCTGGCTGGTACCGGAAATGATTGAAGCATATATTCGGCTACACAAACAGGGGTTGGCTCATTCTTTTGAGACCTGGCAGGAAGACCGCCTGGTGGGGGGAGTGTATGGGGTGAGCCTTGGCCAGGCGTTTTTTGGAGAATCCATGTTTTATCTTGTTCCCAATGCCTCCAAGGTAGCTCTGGTTCACCTGGTCTTTTATCTTCGCAAGAAGTCGTTTCATTTTCTTGATTGTCAGCAGACCACACACCACATGCTCCGCTTCGGAGCACGGGAAATCAGCCGAAACGAGTTTCTACAGCGTCTAAAACATGCCCTTCAATATCCGACCCGTCGAGGTAAATGGGGAGATGCGTGAATGGGTAGTTGGGTTGATGGGGAGCTTAACGCAACCTCCTTCATGGAACCAGATTTTCAAGTTTTTTCTCCAGAGCTTTGAGGACAACTTCGGGTTTAAGATCCTCGAGACATCTGGGGTTGGCACAGGTATTTTGATTGCAGGGCTGGCAAGAAAGGCCTAGCTGGATATGTTCATGTTCTGCTGAAGGATAGGTCCAGGCTCCGCTAGTTGCACCAAGGATGGTTAGGGATGGGGTATTTACGGCCACGGCAATATGGCGAGGAGCAGAGCAATTGCCAAGATGTAAATTGGCGTGAGCAATGCAGGCTGCCATTTC
The Desulfovulcanus ferrireducens genome window above contains:
- the aat gene encoding leucyl/phenylalanyl-tRNA--protein transferase yields the protein MTVFYLSKEPIFPHPRFSDPDGLLAVGGDLSIERLILAYSQGIFPWYSPGNPILWWSPDPRLVLFPEELHVPRSLRRVLNKKRFKVTIDQAFEQVINMCAKVRRSDGYGTWLVPEMIEAYIRLHKQGLAHSFETWQEDRLVGGVYGVSLGQAFFGESMFYLVPNASKVALVHLVFYLRKKSFHFLDCQQTTHHMLRFGAREISRNEFLQRLKHALQYPTRRGKWGDA